A window of Cytobacillus sp. FSL H8-0458 genomic DNA:
TGAAGTGACACGGCTACACTGTTTGACTCAGCTTGAATACCTCCAACAATCTTGGTGATATCTGATACCGAATAGGATACCTGTTCAGCCAGCTTCCTAACCTCATCTGCCACGACCGCAAAACCTCTTCCGTGCTCACCTGCTCTGGCAGCTTCGATTGCTGCGTTTAATGCGAGCAGGTTGGTCTGGTCAGCAATTTCCTTTATGACCTTAACTAACCTTGAGATTTGTTTGGTCTGATCATCCAGTCCATTAACCTTGTCAACAGACGACTTCATAATCTGATTAATTAATCCCATTTGTTCCTGGGATTCTTTCATAAGCTTGTTTCCATCCTCAGTAAGCGATAACACCTCTGTAGAAGCACTCTTGATTTCATTCCCGCTGTATGCTGCTTCTTTCACTTTTCCCAGGTACTCGTCCATCAATAAAGACAAACGTGTTGCAGAGCCAGCCTGATCCTCAGCTCCTCCTGAAAGCTCCTGCATGGTTGAAGCAACCTGCTGACTGGCTGCTTTCACTTCATTTGCAGCAATATTCAGTTCTGCGCTTCTTTCTGTAACATATCCAGAAACTGCATTAATTTCCTGAATCATAGTCTGCAGTTTTTCTTTCATGGAATTCATGGCTCTGCTGAGCTGTGCAATTTCATCATTACCCTCATATTCTACTGAATCCGCATTGAGGTTTCCTTTTGCTATTTCATTTGAGAACTGTACGATCGATGTTAATTTTTTTGAAATAATACGTCCTATAAAAACAATACTTGCGATTCCAAGGATAGCGGATACGATGATTGAAATGCCAAGTGCTATCAAAGTCAGAATAAGACTGGCTTTTGCAGAAGATACAGCCTTTTGCTGGTCCTCTTTCATCATGCTGCTAAGCGTATTCAATTTTTCAACCGTTTCAAAAATTATATTGTCTGCCTGCAATTTCCCGAGCCTATATTCTCTTTCATGCTGAAGTTTTACTTTTGGTTCAATGACGTCATGAAATAAACTGGTGATTTTTTGATCATTTTCATCAATTTGCTTAAAAAGATTTTTGGATTTTGTATTGCTCAGATCCGGAGAAATTTCCCTCTTTAATTTATTAAATTCCTCTGTCAGCTGGTCAAATGTCTTTAAATGTTTAGGATTGGAGTCAATGATAAAGTTTCCAATCGTGCTCCCTTTATGATGAAATGTGGCCGCTGATTCAGTAATTTTAATGGCTTTTTCTCCAGAATACTTAACAGTCTCCAATTTTGAATTGGCAATTGTAAGCAGAAAAAAAGTAAGGACTGTTGAAACTGTGAATAGACCAATGGTCACAAAAAGCGCAACCCCATATTTCTGACCAAGCTTCAGATTCTTCCACCAGCCAGTGCCGGCCATTTTATTAAAAAACTTTCCTATATCAAGCTCTTTTGACTTGGATGAGGCTTTTCGTGCCTTCTTTCCTGATTTGAATTTCCATACCCCTTTCAAATTACTTCCCCCTTTGTGAATTAACCAGATGAGAACAATTGAACTAGTTTATTTCTAATTCTTTTTTACTATTCTTTCAATTCATTATAATAGAACAAAAAAGACATTTGAAGATTATTTTTCCAATTTATCTTATTCTGGCACGTCTTCTGGCTTTTCCCTTTATGATTTCTTTAGTATAGATTTTTAAAGCTTGGCATTCTAAACGAACTGCTACTATTTATCTGAAACAAAAATGACAATCGTTTCAAAATTTTTGAAACAGACTTGAAAAAACTTTCGCATCCTTATAATATATGAGTTGTTTGCCGTTTTTTATATATAACAGAGTTTTAATTTGTATGGTACAGTCATTTCAATACTTTTTTAATTTACTTTTTCTGTAAATATAACCTCCTATTTACACGAGAAATGAAGTTTGCTTCATGTTAAAGTGGGTAAAGACAGAGAGAGTATTTTTTTGGGGGTCTTTAATAGAGGAGGACATATGAAACAACGTGACTTTTACTTCGACAATGCTAAGTTTATCTTGATCTTCTTTGTCGTTTTCGGGCATTTGCTCCGCTCTTTTATTGAAGATAACGAGACAATTTATACAGTATATAAAGTGATTTATACGTTCCATATGCCGGCATTTATACTGGTATCCGGTTTTTTTGCAAAAGGCTTTTATAAAAAAGGCTATATAAAGAAAATTGCCAAAAAGCTAATACTGCCATATATCATTTTCCAGGTTATTTATTCCGTATTTTATTACTTTTTATATAATAAAGGCACCTTTGAGCTGGATCCTTTTAACCCGCATTGGTCATTATGGTTCCTG
This region includes:
- a CDS encoding methyl-accepting chemotaxis protein, whose protein sequence is MKGVWKFKSGKKARKASSKSKELDIGKFFNKMAGTGWWKNLKLGQKYGVALFVTIGLFTVSTVLTFFLLTIANSKLETVKYSGEKAIKITESAATFHHKGSTIGNFIIDSNPKHLKTFDQLTEEFNKLKREISPDLSNTKSKNLFKQIDENDQKITSLFHDVIEPKVKLQHEREYRLGKLQADNIIFETVEKLNTLSSMMKEDQQKAVSSAKASLILTLIALGISIIVSAILGIASIVFIGRIISKKLTSIVQFSNEIAKGNLNADSVEYEGNDEIAQLSRAMNSMKEKLQTMIQEINAVSGYVTERSAELNIAANEVKAASQQVASTMQELSGGAEDQAGSATRLSLLMDEYLGKVKEAAYSGNEIKSASTEVLSLTEDGNKLMKESQEQMGLINQIMKSSVDKVNGLDDQTKQISRLVKVIKEIADQTNLLALNAAIEAARAGEHGRGFAVVADEVRKLAEQVSYSVSDITKIVGGIQAESNSVAVSLQTGYVQVEKGTEQIQLTGQTFQKIYEAVNLMSTNVSDISRSLEQVSINSSHMNQSIGNIAAVSEESAAGIEQTSASMAQTNHSMEEISDNAQSLSELAEQLNVMIAKFKL